Proteins co-encoded in one Bubalus bubalis isolate 160015118507 breed Murrah chromosome 7, NDDB_SH_1, whole genome shotgun sequence genomic window:
- the TMEM33 gene encoding transmembrane protein 33 isoform X1: MADTAPNGPQGAGAVQFMMANKLDTAMWLSRLFTVYCSALFVLPLLGLHEAASFYQRALLANALTSALRLHQRLPHFQLSRAFLAQALLEDSCHYLLYSLIFVNSYPVTMSIFPVLLFSLLHAATYTKKILDAKGSNSLPLLRSLLDKLSANQQNILKFIACNEIFLMPATVFMLFSGQGSLFQPFIYYRFLTLRYSSRRNPYCRTLFNELRIVVEHLIMKPACPLFVRRLCLQSIAFISRLAPTVA, encoded by the exons ATGGCGGATACGGCCCCCAACGGCCCCCAAGGGGCGGGCGCAGTG caATTCATGATGGCCAATAAACTGGACACAGCAATGTGGCTTTCTCGCTTATTCACAGTTTACTGCTCTGCTTTGTTTGTTCTGCCTCTTCTTGG GTTGCATGAAGCGGCAAGCTTTTACCAACGTGCTCTGCTGGCAAATGCTCTCACTAGTGCTCTGAGGCTGCACCAAAGACTACCACACTTCCAGTTAAGCAGAGCGTTCCTGGCCCAGGCTTTGTTAGAGGACAGCTGCCACTACCTGTTGTATTCACTCATCTTTGTCAATTCCTACCCTGTTACAA tgAGCATTTTCCCAGTcttgttattttctttgcttcatgctgccacatacacaaaaaagattCTTGAT GCAAAGGGTTCAAATAGTTTACCTCTGCTGAGATCTCTCTTGGATAAATTAAGCGCTAATCAACAGAATATTCTGAAGTTCATTGCTTGTAATGAAATATTCTTGATGCCTGCTACAGTTTTTATGCTTTTCAg tGGTCAAGGAAGTTTGTTTCAGCCTTTTATATACTATAGATTCCTTACTCTTCGATACTCTTCTCGAAGAAATCCATATTGTCG GACCTTGTTTAATGAACTGAGAATTGTTGTTGAACATCTTATAATGAAACCTGCTTGCCCACTGTTTGTGAGAAGACTTTGTCTCCAGAGTATTGCCTTTATAAGCAGACTGGCACCAACAGTTGCATAG
- the TMEM33 gene encoding transmembrane protein 33 isoform X2 gives MADTAPNGPQGAGAVQFMMANKLDTAMWLSRLFTVYCSALFVLPLLGLHEAASFYQRALLANALTSALRLHQRLPHFQLSRAFLAQALLEDSCHYLLYSLIFVNSYPVTMSIFPVLLFSLLHAATYTKKILDAKGSNSLPLLRSLLDKLSANQQNILKFIACNEIFLMPATVFMLFSGQGSLFQPFIYYRFLTLRYSSRRNPYCR, from the exons ATGGCGGATACGGCCCCCAACGGCCCCCAAGGGGCGGGCGCAGTG caATTCATGATGGCCAATAAACTGGACACAGCAATGTGGCTTTCTCGCTTATTCACAGTTTACTGCTCTGCTTTGTTTGTTCTGCCTCTTCTTGG GTTGCATGAAGCGGCAAGCTTTTACCAACGTGCTCTGCTGGCAAATGCTCTCACTAGTGCTCTGAGGCTGCACCAAAGACTACCACACTTCCAGTTAAGCAGAGCGTTCCTGGCCCAGGCTTTGTTAGAGGACAGCTGCCACTACCTGTTGTATTCACTCATCTTTGTCAATTCCTACCCTGTTACAA tgAGCATTTTCCCAGTcttgttattttctttgcttcatgctgccacatacacaaaaaagattCTTGAT GCAAAGGGTTCAAATAGTTTACCTCTGCTGAGATCTCTCTTGGATAAATTAAGCGCTAATCAACAGAATATTCTGAAGTTCATTGCTTGTAATGAAATATTCTTGATGCCTGCTACAGTTTTTATGCTTTTCAg tGGTCAAGGAAGTTTGTTTCAGCCTTTTATATACTATAGATTCCTTACTCTTCGATACTCTTCTCGAAGAAATCCATATTGTCG TTGA